The following proteins are co-located in the Apium graveolens cultivar Ventura chromosome 5, ASM990537v1, whole genome shotgun sequence genome:
- the LOC141723727 gene encoding FKBP12-interacting protein of 37 kDa isoform X2 produces the protein MASLPNLDDDDDFGGDLTGTNSTRRSGNKRRFGDLDDDEEDIFGTKSKVEETAPGVATGMILSLRESLQECKDTLATCQTELEVAKSEIQKWHAAFQNESFVPAGTSPEPRLVVSYLQALKSSEESVKEQLEKAKKKEAAFIVTVAKREQEISELKSTVRDLRAQLKPPSMQARKLLLDPAIHEEFTRLKNLVEEKEKKVKELQDNIAAVNFTPHSKMGKLLMAKCRTLQEENEEIGTQAKEGKIHELSMKLALQKSQFANLRSQFEGICKHMEGLTDDVEKSNETVLSLQEKLEEQDAEITRLKQELQQKNVMEEKTELGYDKIIADSDGAVVKEEVENSNS, from the exons ATGGCGTCTCTTCCCAACCTCGACGAC GATGATGATTTCGGCGGCGATTTAACCGGAACCAATTCTACCAGGCGCTCAG GAAATAAGAGGCGGTTCGGAGATCTcgatgatgatgaggaggataTTTTTGGG ACCAAGTCAAAAGTAGAAGAAACCGCACCAGGAGTTGCAACGGGGATGATATTATCTCTTCGTGAGAG TCTTCAGGAGTGCAAGGATACTCTTGCAACATGCCAA ACTGAGCTTGAAGTTGCGAAATCTGAGATTCAGAAGTGGCATGCTGCTTTTCAAAATGAGTCTTTTGTACCTGCAGGCACTTCTCCTG AACCAAGGTTAGTGGTGAGCTATCTCCAAGCATTGAAATCCTCCGAGGAATCTGTTAAAGAACAG CTAGAGAAAGCCAAGAAAAAGGAAGCTGCATTTATTGTGACTGTTGCAAAACGTGAGCAGGAGATATCAGAATTGAAG TCTACAGTTCGAGATCTACGAGCACAACTTAAGCCGCCATCAATGCAG GCCAGGAAGTTATTACTTGATCCAGCTATTCATGAAGAGTTTACCCGCTTGAAG AATCTGGTagaggaaaaagaaaaaaaggtgAAGGAGTTGCAAGATAATATCGCTGCAGTAAATTTCACCCCACATAGCAAGATGGGAAAACTTTTGATGGCAAAATGCAGGACCCTACAGGAAGAAAATGAGGAAATTGGGACTCAAGCTAAAGAAGGAAAG ATACACGAGTTATCAATGAAACTAGCTTTGCAGAAATCTCAATTTGCAAATCTCAGAAGTCAGTTTGAAG GAATATGTAAACACATGGAGGGACTAACTGACGATGTTGAGAAATCAAATGAAACG GTGCTTAGCTTGCAAGAGAAACTTGAAGAGCAGGATGCTGAAATCACTAGGTTAAAGCAGGAGCTACAGCAGAAAAATGTAATGGAGGAGAAGACAGAATTAGGTTATGATAAAATTATAGCTGACAGCGACGGTGCAGTTgtgaaggaggaggtggagaatAGCAATTCTTAG
- the LOC141723727 gene encoding FKBP12-interacting protein of 37 kDa isoform X1, protein MASLPNLDDDDDFGGDLTGTNSTRRSGNKRRFGDLDDDEEDIFGQTKSKVEETAPGVATGMILSLRESLQECKDTLATCQTELEVAKSEIQKWHAAFQNESFVPAGTSPEPRLVVSYLQALKSSEESVKEQLEKAKKKEAAFIVTVAKREQEISELKSTVRDLRAQLKPPSMQARKLLLDPAIHEEFTRLKNLVEEKEKKVKELQDNIAAVNFTPHSKMGKLLMAKCRTLQEENEEIGTQAKEGKIHELSMKLALQKSQFANLRSQFEGICKHMEGLTDDVEKSNETVLSLQEKLEEQDAEITRLKQELQQKNVMEEKTELGYDKIIADSDGAVVKEEVENSNS, encoded by the exons ATGGCGTCTCTTCCCAACCTCGACGAC GATGATGATTTCGGCGGCGATTTAACCGGAACCAATTCTACCAGGCGCTCAG GAAATAAGAGGCGGTTCGGAGATCTcgatgatgatgaggaggataTTTTTGGG CAGACCAAGTCAAAAGTAGAAGAAACCGCACCAGGAGTTGCAACGGGGATGATATTATCTCTTCGTGAGAG TCTTCAGGAGTGCAAGGATACTCTTGCAACATGCCAA ACTGAGCTTGAAGTTGCGAAATCTGAGATTCAGAAGTGGCATGCTGCTTTTCAAAATGAGTCTTTTGTACCTGCAGGCACTTCTCCTG AACCAAGGTTAGTGGTGAGCTATCTCCAAGCATTGAAATCCTCCGAGGAATCTGTTAAAGAACAG CTAGAGAAAGCCAAGAAAAAGGAAGCTGCATTTATTGTGACTGTTGCAAAACGTGAGCAGGAGATATCAGAATTGAAG TCTACAGTTCGAGATCTACGAGCACAACTTAAGCCGCCATCAATGCAG GCCAGGAAGTTATTACTTGATCCAGCTATTCATGAAGAGTTTACCCGCTTGAAG AATCTGGTagaggaaaaagaaaaaaaggtgAAGGAGTTGCAAGATAATATCGCTGCAGTAAATTTCACCCCACATAGCAAGATGGGAAAACTTTTGATGGCAAAATGCAGGACCCTACAGGAAGAAAATGAGGAAATTGGGACTCAAGCTAAAGAAGGAAAG ATACACGAGTTATCAATGAAACTAGCTTTGCAGAAATCTCAATTTGCAAATCTCAGAAGTCAGTTTGAAG GAATATGTAAACACATGGAGGGACTAACTGACGATGTTGAGAAATCAAATGAAACG GTGCTTAGCTTGCAAGAGAAACTTGAAGAGCAGGATGCTGAAATCACTAGGTTAAAGCAGGAGCTACAGCAGAAAAATGTAATGGAGGAGAAGACAGAATTAGGTTATGATAAAATTATAGCTGACAGCGACGGTGCAGTTgtgaaggaggaggtggagaatAGCAATTCTTAG